From one [Ruminococcus] lactaris ATCC 29176 genomic stretch:
- a CDS encoding peptidylprolyl isomerase: MANPVVTFEMENGDIMKAELYPEIAPNTVNNFVSLVKKGFYDGLIFHRVISGFMIQGGCPDGTGMGGPGYSIKGEFAQNGVTNDLAHDAGVLSMARAMHPDSAGSQFFIMHKKAPHLDGAYAAFGKITEGMDVVNKIAETATDYSDRPLEKQVMKKVTVETFGEEYPEPETV; this comes from the coding sequence ATGGCAAATCCAGTAGTTACATTTGAAATGGAAAATGGCGATATTATGAAAGCAGAACTGTATCCGGAGATCGCACCGAATACAGTGAATAATTTTGTATCTCTCGTAAAAAAAGGTTTTTATGACGGACTGATCTTTCATCGTGTGATCAGCGGATTTATGATTCAGGGGGGATGCCCGGACGGAACCGGAATGGGCGGTCCGGGATATTCGATCAAAGGTGAGTTTGCACAGAATGGTGTGACGAATGATCTCGCACATGATGCCGGAGTCCTTTCCATGGCACGTGCAATGCATCCGGATTCAGCAGGAAGCCAGTTCTTTATCATGCATAAGAAAGCACCGCATCTGGATGGAGCTTATGCCGCATTTGGTAAGATTACAGAGGGAATGGATGTTGTGAACAAGATTGCTGAGACAGCAACCGATTACAGTGACCGTCCGCTGGAGAAGCAGGTTATGAAAAAAGTGACTGTGGAGACATTTGGAGAAGAGTATCCTGAGCCGGAGACAGTATAA